The Arachis hypogaea cultivar Tifrunner chromosome 16, arahy.Tifrunner.gnm2.J5K5, whole genome shotgun sequence genome contains a region encoding:
- the LOC112755285 gene encoding RGS1-HXK1-interacting protein 1, protein MATPQESSKSDVPLPSPGTSGSLPAFNETTPFVDYVVGQAQLYHAALNDAIDSAIDASNSRFSQIRSTSSAHFQQTLLALDDVKAQYNAYEDLMFGKIKEGVLVAASHPLITCGTTAVLGVLAFKRPRRFLYYNTLRLFVSEEALISRASAQLKELRQSIDLLKAEGEKLEKRALHAEEEFLRGRTKLRHAGKQIRNVIQSAYKIERRVGGLKDLLGELPRRDASHFRSQVSKLASEAKQEKKSLTKEISKISNYGISV, encoded by the exons ATGGCGACACCTCAGGAATCATCCAAATCCGACGTACCACTCCCTTCGCCTGGCACAAGTGGCTCCCTTCCCGCTTTCAATGAAACGACGCCGTTCGTCGACTACGTTGTTGGCCAAGCCCAGCTCTACCATGCCGCTCTCAACGACGCCATCGATTCTGCCATCGACGCTTCAAACTCTCGTTTCTCTCAAATCCGCTCAACTTCTTCCGCTCATTTTCAACAAACCTTG CTTGCTTTGGATGATGTCAAGGCCCAGTACAATGCTTATGAGGATCTTATGTTTGGAAAGATTAAAG AGGGTGTTCTTGTTGCTGCTTCACATCCACTGATTACATGTGGGACCACTGCTGTCTTGGGAGTTTTGGCGTTTAAAA GGCCTCGACGATTCTTGTATTACAACACTTTGCGTCTTTTTGTCAGTGAAGAG GCTTTGATTTCCAGAGCTAGTGCTCAATTGAAAGAATTGCGCCAATCAATTGATCTTCTAAAGGCTGAAGGAGAAAAGTTGGAG AAAAGGGCATTACACGCAGAAGAGGAATTCTTACGTGGAAGGACAAAATTGAG acaCGCAGGAAAGCAAATCCGAAATGTGATTCAGTCTGCATATAAAATTGAAAGACGGGTAGGAG GTTTGAAAGATCTTCTTGGAGAACTTCCTAGAAGAGATGCATCTCACTTTAGGTCACAG GTTTCCAAACTTGCTTCTGAGGCAAAGCAAGAAAAGAAGTCCTTGACAAAAGAGATCTCGAAAATTAGCAACTATGGCATCTCGGTGTAA
- the LOC112755286 gene encoding uncharacterized protein, which produces MVDLQTVCCMCGDVGFPDKLFRCNKCRNRFQHSYCSNYYGELPEIQVCDWCQSEEKSSTRHLIGSSTSKKSVTTPGNDPGITNRSEYSGDKIKHHDREDAAASDKGKSPTPSPRPTTRRYKLLKDVMC; this is translated from the exons ATGGTGGATCTTCAAACCGTTTGCTGCATGTGCGGTGATGTTGGTTTCCCTGACAAACTTTTCCGTTGCAACAAATGTCGAAACCGCTTCCAGCACTC GTATTGTAGCAATTACTATGGGGAATTACCGGAGATACAAGTGTGTGATTGGTGCCAAAGCGAGGAAAAGAGCAGCACAAGGCATCTTATTGGATCCTCCACTTCCAAGAAATCCGTTACGACCCCCGGAAACGATCCCGGAATCACCAACCGTTCCGAATATTCCGGCGACAAAATCAAGCACCACGATCGCGAAGACGCTGCCGCCTCCGACAAGGGAAAGAGCCCCACGCCGTCGCCGCGCCCCACCACACGCAGGTACAAGCTTCTCAAGGATGTAATGTGttag